A part of Lentimicrobium sp. L6 genomic DNA contains:
- a CDS encoding FAD-dependent oxidoreductase, giving the protein MEKTLNIELNGKIVKAYPGESILQLSKREGFEIPTLCNDPRLEPFSSCYVCVVEVEGMRGHQPSCSTKVTEGMKIITDSNGIKVARKTALDLILSNHYADCKAPCTETCPAGVDVQGYISLIEKGRYSDAVALIKETNPLPAICGRVCVRPCEVACRRNLLDEGNAVGIDYMKRFASDYDLQSKDKYIPEIAPSTGKRVAVIGAGPGGLSAAHFLQIKGHQVDIYEAAPKSGGWLRYGIPEYRLPNDILDAEVKNITDLGTTIHYNQNLGENLSYQELKMKYDTTILTIGSQKGTLIGCEGDDAQNVFSGIDFLKQMEVTGQKMDFKGKTVAVVGGGNTAMDCCRTAMRCGAEKVYVIYRRTEKEMPANPIEIHESKLEGIEYLFLNNPTKVNKDENGVLKSVNVIKMELGEPDASGRRRPVPIEGSEYELDVDYILAAIGQKTRVNFIDDINKHAGEGELKINRWGDLDAARATLQTGIPNVFAAGDGVSGPATIIEAIAQAQIASRSAHQFMMGEEFSAPEKEFLSKRDNFKPQIAEDYVGRYDKQIREEMPVLETDDRFNFKEVELGYADKDVCNHEANRCLECGCVEYYDCDLKKYATEYDAEQEKYAGEYHEYQVDFRHPFIEIDNNKCILCARCVRICKEVVGANALGLVNRGFDTIVAPSMGESLTDTNCESCGLCISTCPTAAISENFFFKPGPLVEEKAEVICNLCSVGCTLNINHHNEFTMKVTGGEGQINEDGNLCQLAKFGYRYMNDVNRITKPQMKQADGSFKEISFEEAYDIIKGRIESVEADENVFMAGSRLSNEEIYLVQKIARAAAKTNNVGSFSYLNRGGFYGQSANDNVPFNQIKDSNKVYLIGNEIFEKNPVVGYKIQNAFYKNEIDVAVLNPKCCEKLAHKYASLGEVDSYYYFFKAANHYLLSNGLENAMFIDGRTEGFEDYKKAVLAEDYKQLIEKSGIKCVGDLEAFVKEYLHEMNNIIVYSEEDLTAEAAREVYNLALISGKLGKTANGIISLKEKNNSQGIFDMGARPCLLTGGIGAASQEAQDKAKAVWGVDMPKEVNTLKELIKGGKIKNGFIFGEDPVGTTKHDISQGSCMDKMEFKVVQDYFMTETAKRADIILPASFPVETGGSFTNTQKYIQTFEASFAPKVEKTNPVQLIELLAKMGHNGLADLTDVNAEMIKFLPPNKSEEKHQLVYTNEEGNESPFTNSADHIMKRFADEFKAAFE; this is encoded by the coding sequence GAAAAGACATTAAATATAGAACTCAACGGAAAAATCGTTAAAGCCTATCCGGGAGAAAGCATCCTTCAGCTGTCTAAAAGAGAAGGTTTCGAAATCCCAACTTTATGTAACGACCCACGTTTAGAGCCATTCAGCTCTTGCTATGTTTGCGTGGTGGAAGTAGAAGGCATGAGAGGACATCAGCCCAGCTGCTCTACCAAAGTTACCGAAGGAATGAAAATTATAACTGATAGTAATGGAATTAAAGTAGCTCGTAAAACTGCTTTAGACCTTATTTTGAGTAATCACTATGCCGATTGTAAAGCACCATGTACCGAAACTTGTCCTGCAGGTGTTGATGTACAAGGATATATTTCCTTAATAGAAAAAGGAAGATATAGCGATGCAGTAGCATTGATAAAAGAAACCAATCCACTTCCTGCTATCTGTGGTCGTGTTTGTGTTCGCCCTTGTGAGGTCGCTTGTCGTCGTAATTTATTGGACGAAGGAAATGCCGTTGGTATCGATTATATGAAGCGTTTTGCTTCTGATTATGACTTACAATCAAAAGATAAATATATTCCTGAAATAGCCCCTTCTACAGGTAAAAGAGTAGCGGTTATTGGTGCAGGCCCTGGTGGTTTGTCAGCAGCTCACTTCTTACAAATTAAGGGACACCAAGTTGATATTTACGAAGCCGCTCCAAAATCTGGAGGATGGCTACGTTATGGTATTCCTGAGTATCGTTTACCCAATGATATCTTAGATGCTGAAGTGAAAAACATCACTGACCTTGGAACAACTATTCACTATAACCAGAACTTAGGAGAAAATTTAAGCTATCAAGAGCTTAAAATGAAATATGATACTACTATCCTCACCATTGGTTCTCAAAAAGGAACTTTAATTGGTTGTGAAGGTGACGATGCTCAAAATGTATTCTCTGGAATCGACTTCCTAAAACAAATGGAAGTAACAGGCCAGAAAATGGATTTTAAAGGCAAAACGGTAGCGGTTGTTGGTGGTGGTAATACTGCCATGGACTGTTGTAGAACGGCTATGCGTTGTGGTGCTGAGAAAGTATACGTTATTTATCGTCGTACAGAAAAAGAAATGCCAGCTAACCCCATCGAAATTCACGAATCTAAGTTAGAGGGAATTGAGTATTTATTCCTCAATAACCCAACAAAGGTGAATAAAGATGAGAATGGCGTTTTGAAATCAGTGAACGTGATTAAAATGGAATTGGGTGAGCCTGATGCTTCTGGCCGTAGAAGACCTGTTCCAATTGAAGGTAGCGAATACGAATTAGACGTAGATTATATCTTAGCTGCTATTGGTCAAAAGACCAGAGTTAACTTTATCGACGATATCAATAAGCATGCTGGCGAAGGCGAATTAAAGATCAATCGTTGGGGTGATTTAGATGCGGCTAGAGCAACTTTACAAACTGGTATCCCTAATGTATTTGCAGCTGGTGATGGCGTTTCTGGTCCTGCGACTATTATTGAGGCCATAGCTCAAGCTCAAATCGCTTCTCGTTCTGCTCATCAATTTATGATGGGAGAAGAGTTTTCTGCTCCAGAAAAAGAATTCTTAAGCAAGCGCGATAATTTCAAGCCTCAAATAGCTGAAGATTATGTGGGTCGTTACGACAAGCAGATTCGCGAAGAAATGCCTGTTCTAGAAACTGATGACCGTTTCAACTTTAAAGAAGTAGAATTGGGATATGCTGACAAGGATGTTTGTAATCACGAAGCCAACCGCTGTTTAGAGTGTGGTTGTGTGGAATATTACGATTGTGACTTGAAAAAGTATGCTACAGAATACGATGCCGAACAAGAAAAATATGCTGGCGAATATCACGAATATCAAGTTGATTTCCGTCATCCATTTATCGAGATAGACAATAACAAGTGTATCCTTTGTGCACGTTGTGTGAGGATTTGTAAAGAAGTAGTGGGTGCCAATGCTCTTGGTTTAGTGAACCGTGGTTTCGATACCATAGTAGCTCCAAGCATGGGCGAAAGCTTAACAGATACCAATTGCGAAAGCTGTGGCCTTTGTATCTCTACTTGTCCTACTGCTGCTATTAGCGAAAACTTCTTCTTTAAGCCTGGTCCATTGGTAGAAGAAAAAGCAGAAGTGATTTGTAATCTTTGCTCTGTGGGTTGTACCTTAAACATCAACCATCACAATGAGTTCACCATGAAGGTAACAGGTGGCGAAGGACAGATTAATGAGGATGGTAATTTATGTCAATTGGCAAAGTTTGGATATCGCTATATGAACGATGTAAATAGAATCACCAAACCACAAATGAAGCAAGCCGATGGTAGTTTCAAAGAAATTAGTTTCGAAGAAGCTTATGACATCATCAAAGGTAGAATTGAATCCGTTGAGGCCGACGAGAATGTATTTATGGCAGGTAGCCGCTTGAGTAACGAGGAAATTTACTTGGTACAAAAGATAGCTCGTGCTGCTGCTAAAACTAATAATGTGGGTAGTTTCAGTTATTTGAACAGGGGTGGATTCTATGGTCAATCAGCAAATGACAATGTACCTTTCAATCAAATTAAAGACAGCAATAAAGTATATTTAATCGGTAACGAAATCTTTGAGAAGAATCCTGTGGTTGGATATAAAATCCAGAATGCCTTCTATAAGAATGAAATAGATGTTGCCGTATTAAATCCTAAATGTTGCGAGAAATTAGCTCATAAATATGCCAGCTTAGGCGAGGTAGACAGCTATTATTATTTCTTTAAAGCCGCTAACCATTATCTATTGAGTAATGGTTTGGAAAATGCTATGTTTATCGATGGCAGAACCGAAGGTTTCGAAGATTATAAGAAAGCGGTATTGGCTGAAGATTATAAACAGTTAATCGAGAAGTCTGGTATTAAATGCGTTGGCGATTTAGAAGCCTTTGTAAAAGAATACCTCCACGAGATGAATAATATCATTGTTTATTCTGAGGAGGATCTAACAGCAGAAGCAGCCCGCGAAGTTTATAATCTGGCACTTATCAGTGGTAAATTAGGCAAGACAGCCAACGGAATTATTTCACTAAAAGAGAAGAACAACTCTCAGGGTATTTTCGATATGGGTGCTCGTCCTTGCTTATTAACTGGTGGCATTGGTGCAGCTTCTCAAGAGGCACAAGACAAAGCCAAAGCAGTTTGGGGTGTGGATATGCCAAAAGAAGTAAATACGCTTAAGGAACTTATAAAAGGTGGTAAAATTAAGAATGGATTTATCTTTGGAGAAGATCCAGTTGGAACTACCAAGCACGACATTAGCCAAGGTTCTTGCATGGATAAGATGGAATTCAAAGTAGTTCAGGATTATTTCATGACAGAAACTGCCAAGCGTGCTGATATTATTCTTCCGGCTTCTTTCCCTGTGGAAACTGGCGGTAGCTTTACCAACACTCAGAAGTATATTCAAACTTTCGAAGCCTCCTTTGCTCCAAAAGTAGAGAAGACCAATCCCGTCCAGCTCATCGAACTTTTAGCCAAAATGGGTCATAATGGATTAGCTGATTTAACAGATGTAAACGCGGAAATGATTAAGTTCCTTCCTCCAAATAAATCTGAAGAGAAGCACCAATTGGTTTATACTAATGAAGAAGGTAATGAAAGCCCATTCACCAATAGCGCAGATCACATTATGAAGCGTTTTGCTGATGAGTTTAAAGCTGCTTTTGAATAA